One Lysinibacillus fusiformis genomic window carries:
- a CDS encoding oleate hydratase: MYYSNGNYEAFARPKKPEGVDEKSAYLIGSGLASLSAACFLIRDGQMKGENIHILEELDISGGSLDGILNPTRGFIIRGGREMEDHFECLWDLFRSIPSLELENASVLDEFYWLNKEDPNYSKCRLIEKRGQRLEDDGKFTLSDKSSEEMIKLFFTPEEKLEDKKITDVFSEEFFESNFWLYWSTMFAFEKWHSAMEMRRYIVRFIHHIGGLPDLSALKFTKYNQYESLVLPMINYLEKNNVDFQYNTVVENVLVDRVGDKKVAHTLVLRHNGEKKNIELTENELVFVTNGSITESTTYGDNNTPAPITSDLGGSWSLWKNIASQDAEFGKPEKFCDNLPKESWFVSATLTTLDARVAPYIEKISKRDPYAGKVVTGGIVSAKDSNWMLSYTLNRQPHFKDQPKDQLVVWIYGLLSNKPGNFIKKSITECNGIEIAQEWLYHMGVPVDEIPDLAQNSCNTIPCYMPYITSYFMPRALGDRPLVVPNGSVNLAFIGNFSETARDTVFTTEYSVRTAMEAVYQLLNIDRGVPEVFASAFDIRTLLASTSRLLDGKKLTDIDAPFILKQIGKLGIHKTKETIIYDLLKESELI; encoded by the coding sequence ATGTATTACAGTAATGGTAATTATGAAGCTTTCGCACGTCCTAAAAAACCTGAGGGTGTTGATGAGAAATCAGCTTATCTTATTGGTTCGGGGCTAGCCTCACTTTCAGCTGCATGTTTTTTAATTCGTGATGGCCAAATGAAAGGAGAGAATATTCATATTCTCGAAGAGTTAGATATCTCAGGAGGTAGTCTTGATGGTATTCTAAATCCGACAAGGGGTTTTATTATTCGTGGTGGTCGAGAAATGGAAGATCATTTTGAATGCTTATGGGATTTATTTCGTTCAATCCCATCTTTAGAACTAGAAAATGCTTCTGTTTTAGATGAATTTTATTGGTTAAATAAAGAAGATCCTAATTATTCTAAATGTAGATTGATTGAAAAAAGAGGACAACGACTTGAGGATGATGGAAAATTTACATTATCTGATAAATCATCTGAAGAAATGATTAAATTATTTTTTACGCCTGAAGAGAAATTAGAGGATAAAAAAATCACAGATGTTTTCTCTGAAGAATTCTTTGAATCGAATTTTTGGCTATATTGGTCGACAATGTTTGCTTTTGAAAAATGGCATTCTGCAATGGAAATGCGCCGTTACATTGTGCGTTTTATTCATCATATTGGTGGATTACCTGATTTATCTGCGTTGAAATTTACAAAGTATAACCAATATGAATCTTTAGTACTTCCTATGATTAACTATTTAGAAAAGAATAATGTTGATTTTCAATATAATACTGTTGTAGAAAATGTTTTGGTTGATAGAGTTGGAGACAAAAAGGTAGCTCATACTTTGGTGTTGAGACACAATGGTGAGAAAAAAAATATAGAGCTAACAGAAAACGAGCTAGTTTTTGTGACAAATGGAAGTATCACAGAGAGTACAACTTATGGTGACAATAATACACCCGCTCCTATAACTTCTGATTTAGGTGGTAGTTGGTCTCTTTGGAAAAATATAGCTTCACAAGATGCTGAGTTTGGTAAACCAGAAAAATTCTGTGATAATCTTCCAAAAGAAAGTTGGTTTGTTTCAGCAACACTCACTACATTGGATGCTCGAGTTGCTCCTTATATTGAAAAAATCAGCAAAAGAGATCCATATGCTGGGAAGGTAGTTACCGGTGGTATTGTATCTGCTAAAGATTCTAATTGGATGCTAAGCTATACGTTGAACCGACAACCTCATTTTAAAGATCAACCAAAAGATCAATTAGTAGTTTGGATTTATGGTTTACTATCTAATAAACCAGGTAATTTTATTAAAAAAAGTATCACTGAATGTAATGGTATCGAGATAGCACAAGAGTGGTTGTACCATATGGGCGTACCTGTAGATGAAATACCCGATTTAGCGCAAAATTCATGTAATACAATTCCATGTTATATGCCTTATATAACCTCTTACTTCATGCCGAGAGCATTGGGAGATCGTCCTTTAGTTGTCCCTAATGGATCTGTTAACTTAGCCTTCATTGGGAATTTTAGTGAAACAGCAAGAGACACAGTATTCACAACTGAATATTCAGTAAGAACAGCGATGGAAGCTGTTTACCAATTATTAAATATTGATCGAGGCGTTCCAGAAGTATTTGCATCTGCTTTTGATATTCGTACTTTATTAGCTTCAACCTCTCGCTTACTAGATGGTAAAAAATTAACAGATATAGATGCTCCATTTATATTAAAACAAATAGGTAAATTAGGTATTCACAAAACGAAAGAAACAATAATCTATGATTTACTCAAAGAAAGTGAATTGATTTAA
- a CDS encoding FecCD family ABC transporter permease, translating to MGASARSMEQQETNMKKIKSRPLIASIILIAGTILLALSMGMSISFGAADISLKTVWQAVFQFDESLTHHSVIWELRIPRAIGGVVAGAFLAVSGAIMQGMTRNPLASPSLMGITDGAVFGIAITYAFFPNSPYIMFVIASFLGAAFGASIVYGVGASSPGGLTPVKLALAGAAISALLGAISSSIALYFNLAQEVSMWNAGGVSGVKWVSIEMLLPIGLVCLVIAILVSRYITILSFGEEIAIGLGQNTTIIKFIGTLVVLVLTGSAVSMAGSVGFVGLVIPHMTRFLVGSDYRWVIPCSAVLGGLLIECADMLSRVINPPFETPIGAITALIGVPFFLYLARKEGRGKL from the coding sequence ATGGGAGCAAGCGCAAGGAGCATGGAACAACAAGAAACAAATATGAAAAAGATTAAGAGCAGACCGCTTATTGCTTCGATTATTTTAATAGCAGGTACGATTTTGTTAGCTTTAAGTATGGGAATGTCCATCTCATTTGGGGCAGCGGATATTAGCTTAAAGACTGTCTGGCAAGCTGTTTTTCAATTCGATGAATCACTTACACATCATAGTGTCATTTGGGAGCTTCGTATTCCAAGAGCAATTGGAGGAGTAGTCGCTGGTGCGTTTCTAGCGGTATCTGGAGCAATTATGCAAGGCATGACACGAAATCCTCTTGCCTCACCATCTTTAATGGGGATTACAGATGGTGCAGTATTTGGAATTGCAATTACTTATGCATTTTTCCCTAATTCCCCATACATAATGTTTGTAATTGCTTCATTTTTGGGTGCAGCATTTGGTGCAAGTATTGTATATGGTGTGGGTGCGTCCTCACCAGGGGGGCTAACACCCGTGAAGTTAGCGTTAGCTGGTGCAGCAATCAGTGCCTTACTTGGAGCTATCTCATCTAGTATCGCACTTTATTTCAATCTTGCTCAAGAAGTGAGCATGTGGAATGCAGGAGGCGTTTCAGGTGTGAAATGGGTAAGTATTGAGATGTTGCTACCTATTGGATTAGTTTGTCTAGTTATAGCAATTTTAGTGTCGAGATACATTACCATCTTAAGTTTCGGTGAAGAAATTGCGATTGGACTTGGACAAAATACAACCATCATTAAATTTATTGGAACTCTAGTCGTGCTTGTTCTAACAGGCTCAGCAGTATCTATGGCAGGTTCTGTCGGATTTGTTGGACTTGTTATCCCACATATGACACGTTTTCTCGTTGGATCTGATTATAGATGGGTCATTCCATGTTCAGCGGTATTAGGTGGGTTGTTAATCGAATGTGCAGATATGTTATCTCGCGTTATCAATCCTCCATTTGAAACGCCCATTGGTGCAATTACCGCTTTAATTGGGGTTCCATTCTTCCTTTACTTAGCTCGTAAGGAGGGGAGAGGGAAATTATGA
- a CDS encoding FecCD family ABC transporter permease, which translates to MRQSILTKKITSVLAILVCLIVFIFLISLNTGTFKIPPIDVLKSLIGLGSEEQSVILFEFRMPRMVIAILVGSALAISGAIMQGLSRNPLADPGIIGINAGAGLTVVVFVYFFFGKVGTGTLLSVFILPLFALVGALLAAVIIYTLAWKNGVSSTRLILVGIAVAAGFGAVSLIFSMKMTSNDFRFATIWLAGSLWGTDWKFVLSALPWMLIFLPIACSKAHVLNVMNLGDAAAVGLGVNVEKERRKLLFIAVCLAGASVAVAGGIGFIGLMAPHLARRLVGGKHQIMLPTAALIGTLLLLFADLISRSVLTTSEIPVGFVISIIGAPYFIYLLMRTK; encoded by the coding sequence ATGAGGCAAAGTATCTTAACAAAAAAGATTACTTCAGTATTAGCCATTTTAGTTTGCTTAATTGTTTTTATATTCCTAATTAGCTTAAATACTGGAACGTTTAAAATACCGCCAATAGATGTCTTGAAATCGTTAATTGGGTTAGGCTCCGAAGAGCAATCTGTCATTTTATTTGAGTTTCGTATGCCTCGAATGGTTATCGCTATTTTAGTTGGTTCAGCGCTAGCGATATCAGGGGCTATCATGCAAGGTTTATCTCGAAATCCACTTGCTGACCCTGGAATTATTGGTATTAATGCTGGTGCTGGGTTGACGGTTGTTGTTTTCGTCTACTTCTTCTTCGGAAAAGTTGGGACCGGTACGCTACTATCAGTATTCATTCTTCCGCTCTTTGCTTTAGTTGGTGCTTTATTGGCGGCGGTTATTATTTATACACTAGCTTGGAAAAACGGTGTTTCTTCAACTCGCTTAATTCTTGTCGGTATTGCAGTTGCAGCAGGGTTTGGTGCTGTCAGTCTAATATTCTCAATGAAAATGACTTCCAATGATTTCCGATTTGCAACCATTTGGTTAGCAGGGAGTTTATGGGGAACAGATTGGAAATTTGTATTAAGTGCACTGCCTTGGATGCTCATATTTTTACCAATTGCATGTAGTAAAGCACATGTATTGAATGTAATGAATTTAGGAGATGCAGCAGCGGTAGGCCTTGGCGTAAATGTGGAGAAGGAAAGACGTAAATTATTATTTATCGCCGTTTGCTTGGCTGGTGCATCGGTAGCTGTTGCTGGTGGAATTGGGTTTATCGGTTTAATGGCACCCCATCTGGCAAGACGCCTTGTTGGGGGGAAACATCAAATTATGTTGCCAACAGCAGCATTAATTGGCACTCTTCTATTACTATTTGCAGATTTAATTTCAAGAAGTGTACTAACAACTTCAGAAATACCAGTCGGTTTCGTTATTTCTATTATTGGTGCACCATATTTTATTTATTTACTTATGAGGACAAAATAA
- a CDS encoding ABC transporter ATP-binding protein, translating to MVTLAVDSVSVGYNEALIIDGLSVEIPEGKITTIIGPNGCGKSTLLKTASRILKAKRGTVYLDGKAIEKQSTKEIAKKMAILPQTAEVPTGLTVFELVSYGRFPHQNGFGTLKEEDYRYIHWALEVTGMTEFAKRPAEALSGGQRQRVWIAMALAQGTDLLVLDEPTTYLDMAHQLEILKLLKKLNQEEGRTIIMVIHDLNHASRFSDHMVALKAGKLIHQGTPDEVMTSQTLRNVFEIEALIVSCPVNSKPICLTYDLMMIHNQSQKKA from the coding sequence ATGGTAACTTTAGCAGTTGATTCGGTATCCGTTGGCTATAATGAAGCACTAATTATAGATGGATTATCAGTGGAGATCCCCGAAGGAAAGATTACAACGATTATCGGACCAAATGGATGCGGGAAATCCACCTTGTTAAAAACAGCTTCTCGTATTTTAAAGGCAAAACGAGGAACTGTTTATCTGGATGGAAAAGCAATTGAGAAGCAGTCAACAAAAGAAATTGCAAAGAAAATGGCAATTTTACCCCAAACTGCAGAAGTGCCGACAGGTCTTACTGTGTTTGAGCTAGTTTCATATGGTCGTTTTCCACACCAAAATGGATTTGGAACGCTGAAAGAAGAAGATTATCGCTATATTCATTGGGCACTTGAAGTGACAGGGATGACAGAGTTTGCAAAGCGTCCAGCAGAAGCTTTGTCAGGTGGTCAACGTCAACGAGTATGGATTGCGATGGCACTTGCTCAAGGAACGGACTTACTTGTGTTAGACGAGCCAACAACTTACTTAGATATGGCTCATCAGCTAGAAATATTAAAGTTATTGAAGAAGTTAAATCAGGAAGAAGGCCGTACAATCATTATGGTCATTCATGATTTAAATCATGCCTCTCGTTTTTCTGATCATATGGTTGCTTTAAAAGCTGGCAAACTGATTCATCAAGGAACTCCGGACGAAGTCATGACAAGTCAGACACTTCGGAATGTGTTCGAAATTGAGGCACTAATTGTCTCATGTCCTGTAAATAGTAAGCCGATCTGTTTAACTTACGATTTAATGATGATTCATAATCAATCACAGAAAAAAGCATAA
- a CDS encoding ABC transporter substrate-binding protein: MKKFKLSLLAMVLIVTSILFAACSSDNKEQEKADAKAEERTVEHAKGEIKIPANPKKIADLSGSTEELLIFGMKPIITANTSQEEIDPHIADKLKDVKPVGSAWGDNINIEAVAAAKPDLILINDRQEKIYDQLSKIAPTVMIKTPLDQWRPKFEELGKIFDKEKETEEWFKKYDDKASKLHDKIVAKTGDAKFMKMAAYPNAFRVYGDYGYGSVIFKDLKLPAVPGTPMDEPLVQVQKEALIDYNPDFLFVFTTGDGSERLKEFQEETIWKNMNAVKNNQVFIINNDAVNKGYFPLGKEMILDEIANFVLEK, translated from the coding sequence ATGAAGAAATTTAAACTATCGTTACTAGCAATGGTATTAATTGTTACATCTATACTATTTGCAGCTTGTTCTTCAGATAACAAAGAACAAGAAAAAGCAGACGCAAAAGCTGAAGAGCGTACTGTAGAGCATGCTAAAGGGGAAATTAAAATCCCTGCAAATCCAAAGAAAATTGCTGACCTAAGTGGTTCAACAGAAGAATTATTAATCTTTGGCATGAAACCAATCATTACTGCAAATACGTCTCAAGAAGAGATTGATCCACATATTGCAGATAAATTGAAGGATGTTAAACCTGTTGGCTCTGCTTGGGGTGACAACATTAATATCGAAGCAGTGGCTGCTGCAAAACCAGATTTAATTCTTATAAATGATCGTCAAGAAAAAATCTATGATCAACTATCTAAAATTGCACCTACTGTTATGATAAAAACGCCATTAGATCAATGGCGTCCGAAGTTTGAGGAATTAGGTAAAATCTTCGATAAAGAAAAAGAAACAGAAGAATGGTTCAAAAAGTATGATGATAAAGCAAGCAAGTTACACGATAAAATCGTTGCTAAAACTGGTGATGCGAAGTTCATGAAAATGGCTGCATATCCAAATGCATTCCGTGTATACGGTGACTATGGTTACGGTAGCGTAATCTTTAAAGATTTAAAATTACCAGCAGTTCCAGGTACGCCAATGGATGAACCATTAGTACAAGTACAAAAAGAAGCTTTAATTGACTACAATCCAGATTTCTTATTCGTATTTACAACAGGTGATGGCTCTGAACGCTTAAAAGAATTCCAAGAAGAAACAATTTGGAAGAACATGAACGCTGTTAAGAACAACCAAGTATTTATCATTAACAATGATGCAGTAAATAAAGGATACTTCCCTCTAGGTAAAGAAATGATTTTAGACGAAATTGCTAACTTTGTTTTAGAGAAATAA
- a CDS encoding ABC transporter substrate-binding protein produces MLSKEEFILLWDHATIKVLDIRYVLLKPEEVGTSYKLPASMFLYSIRGGAEVSLDFTKYSFEGFHLVHGGKGSILKIIAKDGGLEYYMIFYRASIPLTSNKMITKAMQRNKPFNNQFNLVPNSPVTVFEKVHTMYKKWKNANNFGKFTVKSLFYQLLNEIFLQFYREDVEVQKWKVSAQIKAYLEENYVQPLTLESIGKALSYSPSHLSIQFKQQIGCSPIEYLIQLRIDKATLLLVKTDASLREIAMSVGYNDVYYFSRLFKKRVGVSPTQFRHREQASGRVKDSPSISERYSIVDFSFQDYIENGYQYRERKYESMNKRGTSTIATLFLCLTFLLSACTGGVATNTGSEENQASTTLTEATASQTKIVSTIKGDIEIPINPERIVVMYYTGDVLAFGVTPVGSSKIQEGAAFKEELKNTQNLGEWFEPNVEAVIQLKPDVIIVPSNEELYGQMEKIAPTIVIDDATTSLEQRLLKIGEVLDKEKDAKELLANFYEKVEDSQGKLKEAGVLNKTVSIMEGGKGKMSVVTSYTFGRGSQVIYEHLGLKAPEIIQQKIDEKANKQQAMDVSLETLTDYAGDYVFRSSYEGMADLTNHPGWANIPAIKEGRLIEIDFGFCYYNDIYSLNKQLDFIVDHLLATTK; encoded by the coding sequence ATGCTATCAAAAGAGGAGTTTATACTTCTTTGGGATCATGCAACTATTAAAGTGTTGGATATTCGATATGTGCTATTAAAGCCTGAGGAAGTTGGGACTTCATATAAATTACCTGCTAGTATGTTTCTTTATTCAATACGAGGAGGAGCTGAAGTCTCACTAGATTTTACAAAGTATTCATTTGAGGGCTTCCATCTCGTTCATGGGGGAAAGGGATCAATTCTGAAAATAATTGCTAAAGATGGTGGGCTTGAATATTATATGATTTTTTATCGAGCCTCCATTCCCTTAACCTCTAATAAAATGATAACAAAAGCCATGCAAAGGAATAAACCTTTTAATAATCAATTCAATCTCGTCCCTAATTCACCCGTTACAGTTTTTGAAAAAGTACATACTATGTATAAAAAATGGAAAAATGCAAATAACTTCGGGAAATTTACTGTTAAATCACTATTTTATCAATTATTAAATGAAATTTTTCTACAATTTTATCGTGAGGATGTAGAAGTTCAGAAATGGAAGGTATCTGCTCAAATTAAAGCATATTTAGAAGAAAATTATGTACAACCACTGACCTTAGAATCCATTGGGAAGGCATTAAGCTATAGTCCATCTCATTTATCCATACAATTTAAGCAACAAATAGGTTGTAGTCCCATCGAGTATTTAATACAGCTACGAATTGACAAGGCCACCCTTTTACTTGTGAAGACGGATGCTAGCTTACGTGAAATTGCAATGAGTGTGGGATATAACGATGTTTACTATTTTAGTAGATTGTTCAAAAAAAGAGTAGGTGTTTCACCCACACAATTCCGTCATAGAGAGCAAGCCAGTGGCCGAGTAAAGGATAGTCCTTCAATTTCTGAAAGATACTCCATTGTAGATTTTAGCTTCCAAGATTATATTGAGAATGGTTATCAATATAGAGAGAGGAAGTATGAATCGATGAATAAAAGAGGAACTTCAACTATTGCAACATTATTTCTATGTCTTACATTTTTATTAAGTGCCTGTACTGGTGGCGTTGCCACTAATACAGGAAGCGAAGAAAATCAAGCATCTACTACGCTAACAGAAGCAACTGCATCACAGACGAAAATTGTCTCTACCATTAAAGGAGATATAGAAATACCAATTAATCCTGAACGAATTGTTGTTATGTATTATACAGGTGATGTGTTAGCTTTTGGTGTAACACCTGTTGGTTCTTCAAAAATCCAAGAGGGAGCAGCATTTAAGGAGGAATTAAAAAATACTCAAAATTTAGGTGAATGGTTTGAGCCTAATGTCGAGGCAGTGATACAACTAAAACCAGATGTTATTATTGTTCCAAGTAATGAAGAGTTATATGGACAAATGGAAAAAATTGCGCCTACAATCGTCATAGATGACGCAACAACATCATTAGAGCAACGTCTATTGAAGATTGGTGAAGTTCTAGATAAAGAAAAAGACGCAAAAGAGCTTTTGGCAAATTTTTATGAAAAAGTAGAAGATAGTCAAGGGAAGTTAAAAGAGGCAGGTGTTTTAAATAAAACCGTTAGTATTATGGAAGGCGGTAAGGGAAAAATGTCAGTTGTGACAAGTTACACCTTTGGACGAGGCTCACAAGTAATTTATGAGCATTTGGGATTGAAAGCTCCAGAAATTATTCAACAGAAGATTGATGAGAAGGCTAATAAACAGCAGGCAATGGATGTTTCTTTAGAAACATTAACGGATTATGCAGGGGATTATGTTTTTCGTTCGTCGTATGAAGGAATGGCAGATTTAACGAACCATCCAGGATGGGCCAATATTCCAGCTATTAAAGAAGGTAGGCTTATTGAAATTGATTTTGGTTTTTGTTATTACAACGATATTTATTCGTTAAATAAACAGTTAGATTTCATTGTCGATCATTTATTGGCAACGACAAAATAA
- a CDS encoding cation:dicarboxylate symporter family transporter produces MRKKFKISLATQILVGLILGIIVGGIFYGNPKIETYLQPLGDIFLHLIKMIVVPIIISTLIVGVAGTGDMKQLGRLGGKSIIYFEIITTVAIVVGLLSANIFQPGAGLDMNELSQGDISKYVSTTEEVQHEGPFDIIIGIVPTNIIQSMGEGDMLAIIFFSVIFGLGVAAIGDRGKPVLDFFQGVADAMFWVTNLVMKFAPLGVFGLIGVTVSKYGFASLIPLAKLAILVYGTMLFFIFVVLALVAKFAGVNIFFLIKVLKDELILAFSTASSEAVLPRIMLKMEKLGAPKDIVSFVIPTGYSFNLDGSTLYQAIAALFIAQMYGIHLSIGEQITLMLVLMVTSKGIAGVPGVSFVVLLATLGTVGIPLEGLAFIAGIDRILDMGRTVVNVIGNSLASLVMAKWEGRFDTEKMKNYFKDNETLA; encoded by the coding sequence TTGAGGAAGAAATTTAAAATCAGTTTAGCCACTCAAATTTTAGTAGGTTTGATTTTAGGTATCATTGTTGGTGGTATCTTTTATGGAAACCCTAAAATAGAAACATATTTACAACCATTAGGGGATATTTTTCTTCATCTAATAAAGATGATAGTTGTACCGATTATTATTTCGACTTTAATCGTTGGTGTTGCTGGAACTGGAGATATGAAGCAGCTTGGACGATTAGGTGGAAAATCAATAATTTACTTTGAAATTATTACAACTGTAGCAATTGTTGTCGGTTTACTTTCTGCGAATATTTTCCAGCCAGGTGCTGGCCTAGACATGAACGAACTTTCTCAAGGGGATATCTCGAAATACGTTTCGACAACTGAGGAAGTACAACATGAAGGACCTTTCGATATTATTATAGGTATTGTACCAACAAATATTATCCAATCTATGGGTGAAGGCGATATGCTTGCGATAATCTTCTTCTCTGTCATCTTTGGTCTGGGTGTTGCTGCAATCGGGGATCGAGGGAAACCAGTCTTAGACTTCTTCCAAGGGGTAGCAGATGCTATGTTCTGGGTAACGAACCTTGTAATGAAATTCGCGCCACTAGGGGTATTTGGTTTGATTGGTGTAACCGTTTCTAAATATGGATTCGCTTCTCTCATACCGCTTGCTAAACTTGCTATACTTGTTTATGGAACAATGCTATTCTTTATCTTTGTCGTTCTTGCGCTTGTGGCAAAATTCGCAGGTGTCAACATCTTCTTCTTAATTAAAGTATTAAAAGATGAGCTGATTTTAGCGTTCTCAACAGCAAGTTCTGAGGCTGTGTTACCTCGAATTATGTTAAAAATGGAGAAATTAGGGGCGCCAAAGGATATCGTATCCTTTGTTATTCCAACTGGCTACTCCTTTAACTTAGATGGTTCAACTCTTTATCAAGCGATTGCTGCCTTATTTATTGCGCAAATGTACGGCATTCACCTAAGCATTGGTGAACAAATTACGTTAATGCTTGTATTAATGGTTACATCTAAAGGGATTGCAGGTGTTCCAGGCGTATCCTTCGTTGTACTTTTAGCAACTTTAGGTACTGTTGGCATTCCATTAGAAGGTTTAGCATTCATCGCAGGTATCGATCGTATCCTTGATATGGGACGTACAGTCGTTAACGTAATTGGTAACTCACTTGCGTCATTAGTAATGGCGAAATGGGAAGGCCGTTTCGATACAGAAAAAATGAAAAATTACTTTAAAGATAATGAAACATTAGCATAA